The following coding sequences are from one Saprospiraceae bacterium window:
- a CDS encoding DUF3078 domain-containing protein, with protein sequence MKKFILPFLLLTSVISLFGQTEDEKNRAAQEAERKKKLEATMGTVGSENGWARKGAIGLDLGQLFNLNPYLGSGSNRLGLGGALGFQANYKKDLMTWKNNLLINLSTQKIGSGLVASGSDVKAPFEKALDLLNFNSNWAYQIKEGSKWAYSFDFGLLSQLLPSYLDSSSKKLYLKDIHAGPYNTSVVSKFFSPATITAAPGMKYVHDSHLNFFLSPVAVQLIYIADKNIANLGIHGTKLKDNSTTEYNQSKLGLGALAKVAYNNTFLKRFNFNSDLGLFSDYLDNPQNIDVVWLNSLSFEILKGFNFQIRGDAYYDDNKFNQITDADAVGGVKGIGKRVNIIEQILITYNRNF encoded by the coding sequence ATGAAAAAATTCATTTTACCTTTTTTACTTTTAACTAGTGTGATCAGCTTGTTTGGACAAACTGAAGACGAAAAGAACAGAGCTGCCCAGGAAGCAGAGAGGAAGAAAAAATTAGAGGCAACCATGGGTACAGTTGGTTCTGAAAATGGCTGGGCAAGAAAAGGCGCAATCGGCTTGGATCTTGGACAATTGTTTAATTTAAATCCATATCTTGGTTCTGGATCTAACCGTCTCGGATTGGGGGGTGCACTCGGTTTTCAAGCGAACTACAAAAAAGATTTAATGACATGGAAAAACAACCTATTGATTAATCTTTCAACTCAAAAAATCGGATCCGGACTAGTTGCTAGTGGTTCTGATGTGAAAGCACCTTTTGAGAAAGCTCTGGATTTGCTGAATTTCAATTCCAACTGGGCTTATCAGATCAAAGAAGGTTCTAAATGGGCATATTCTTTTGACTTTGGATTATTGAGTCAGTTGTTGCCTTCTTACTTGGATTCTTCGAGCAAAAAACTTTATTTGAAAGATATCCATGCTGGTCCCTACAATACTTCTGTAGTATCAAAGTTTTTTTCTCCGGCTACTATAACCGCTGCACCTGGTATGAAGTATGTGCATGATTCACATTTAAACTTTTTCTTATCTCCAGTGGCTGTGCAGTTGATTTATATTGCTGACAAAAACATTGCAAATCTAGGAATCCACGGTACCAAACTCAAGGACAACAGCACTACAGAATATAATCAGTCGAAGCTCGGCCTCGGTGCATTGGCAAAAGTTGCTTATAACAACACATTTCTAAAAAGATTCAATTTCAATTCTGATTTAGGTCTTTTTTCTGATTACCTCGACAACCCTCAAAATATTGACGTCGTTTGGTTAAACAGCCTTTCTTTTGAAATCTTAAAAGGATTCAATTTCCAAATTAGAGGAGATGCTTATTATGATGACAACAAATTCAATCAGATAACCGATGCAGATGCAGTTGGTGGTGTGAAAGGAATAGGAAAAAGAGTCAATATCATCGAGCAAATTTTAATTACCTACAATCGTAACTTTTAA
- the polA gene encoding DNA polymerase I, with product MSNSTSKKLFLLDGHALVYRAHYAFITRPLYNSKGLNTSAISGFVRTLWDIIRNERPTHLAVAFDLHGPTFRHKVYAAYKANREAQPEDITLALPYIEKIIEAFNIPVVTKESYEADDVIGTLAKQASKEGFEVYMVTPDKDYGQLVEEHIFMYKPSRQGNGIDILGPAEVMATWGIKRVDQVIDMLGLQGDAVDNIPGIPGVGEKTAMKLLQDFDNVENLIANADQISGKLKDKVKEFAQQALLSKQLATIDIEVPISFDEKRYRIENFDREKLTTLFKDLEFRTLAVAILGEIHEQKTLFDIAPSKEEAAKSSQEEKPEYKIAEQDIDSTPHEYTLVDTDVKLAELIETLEKSDIISFDTETTGIDANQAELVGLSFSLKAHYAYYVPVSADQDKARALVLRFRHILEDPSRKIIGQNIKYDQLMLRWYGINMNVPAFDTMIAHYLLEPDLRHKLDYLSESYLNYHMVPIEALIGKKSADQGSMRDVPLEKIKEYAGEDADVTLQLFSILEKDLHKQDLDTLFHKIEMPLVRVLRDIEFEGVRIDKKFLNDYSKVLQKNIAQAEHLVYESAGVRFNIASPKQVGEVLFEKLKLPYRWKKTGTNQYSTDEDKLNELADESSIVRQILDFRKLSKLKSTYVDALPNMINPRTGRVHSSFNQARAATGRLSSENPNLQNIPIKDEAGREIRKAFLPRDEQHILISADYSQIELRLIAEISNEEVMLEAFLKDQDIHRATAAKVYNVPYDEVTADQRRNAKTVNFSIIYGAGSTNISRQLGLSRQEAKELIDNYFKTYPGLKNYMSDVVDQARKKGYISTLMGRKRILRDIDSKNALARSNSERVAINTPIQGTAADLIKLAMINIHQKLLTLNAATRMILQVHDELVFDVPRNEEKEMMELIAYEMKHAIPGLKVPIEVGIQSGANWLEAH from the coding sequence ATGTCAAATTCTACCTCTAAAAAACTATTTTTGTTGGATGGACATGCTTTAGTGTATAGAGCGCATTACGCTTTTATTACAAGGCCGCTATACAACTCGAAAGGTCTCAATACTTCAGCGATATCAGGATTTGTGAGGACGCTTTGGGATATTATCAGGAATGAACGTCCGACCCATCTGGCAGTTGCTTTCGATCTTCATGGTCCCACCTTTCGGCATAAGGTGTATGCAGCATATAAAGCTAATCGTGAAGCCCAGCCAGAAGATATTACACTTGCCTTACCCTACATAGAAAAAATCATCGAAGCATTTAACATACCTGTAGTCACTAAGGAGAGCTATGAAGCTGATGATGTCATCGGCACACTCGCAAAACAGGCTTCCAAAGAAGGGTTTGAAGTGTATATGGTCACTCCGGACAAAGATTATGGGCAGTTGGTAGAAGAGCACATCTTTATGTATAAACCATCTAGACAAGGGAATGGTATTGATATACTCGGCCCAGCAGAGGTGATGGCTACGTGGGGTATAAAGAGAGTAGATCAAGTGATTGACATGTTAGGACTTCAGGGAGATGCCGTGGACAACATTCCGGGCATACCAGGTGTCGGCGAGAAAACAGCAATGAAATTGCTTCAGGATTTTGACAATGTAGAAAACTTGATTGCAAATGCTGACCAGATTTCAGGTAAACTCAAGGATAAAGTCAAAGAATTTGCTCAACAAGCTTTGCTGTCTAAACAATTGGCTACCATAGATATTGAGGTGCCGATCTCTTTTGACGAAAAAAGATACCGGATTGAAAATTTTGATCGAGAGAAGTTGACCACCTTATTCAAAGACTTAGAATTCAGAACTCTGGCAGTTGCCATTTTGGGGGAAATTCATGAGCAAAAAACCCTATTTGATATCGCACCTTCAAAGGAAGAGGCTGCTAAATCATCCCAAGAAGAAAAACCGGAATACAAAATAGCAGAGCAAGATATTGACAGCACTCCACACGAATATACTCTTGTGGATACAGATGTAAAACTGGCGGAGCTGATTGAGACATTGGAGAAGTCGGACATAATTTCTTTTGATACAGAAACCACAGGAATCGATGCCAATCAGGCGGAGTTGGTTGGATTGTCTTTTAGCCTGAAAGCTCACTATGCTTACTATGTACCTGTGTCTGCTGATCAGGATAAAGCTAGAGCACTAGTCTTGAGATTCAGGCATATACTTGAGGATCCTTCCAGAAAAATCATTGGACAAAATATCAAATATGATCAGTTGATGCTCCGGTGGTATGGTATCAATATGAATGTACCTGCATTTGACACAATGATCGCTCATTACCTTCTTGAACCGGATTTGCGTCATAAGTTGGATTATCTGTCTGAATCTTATCTGAACTATCATATGGTACCTATCGAGGCACTCATAGGCAAAAAATCAGCAGATCAGGGTAGCATGAGAGATGTTCCTTTGGAAAAGATAAAAGAATATGCAGGGGAAGATGCAGACGTCACGCTTCAACTTTTCAGTATTCTCGAAAAAGACCTGCATAAACAAGATCTCGACACGCTGTTTCATAAAATAGAGATGCCTCTGGTCAGAGTGCTTAGAGATATAGAGTTTGAAGGTGTTAGGATTGACAAGAAGTTTCTGAATGATTACAGTAAAGTGTTGCAAAAAAATATCGCGCAGGCTGAACATCTAGTGTATGAAAGTGCGGGAGTCAGATTTAATATAGCCAGTCCAAAGCAAGTGGGAGAAGTGTTGTTTGAAAAGCTGAAACTCCCTTACCGTTGGAAAAAAACTGGCACTAATCAGTACTCTACTGACGAAGATAAGTTGAATGAATTGGCTGATGAATCCAGCATCGTCAGGCAAATTCTGGATTTCAGAAAACTTTCCAAGCTTAAATCAACTTATGTCGATGCATTGCCCAACATGATTAACCCACGGACAGGACGCGTACATAGCTCATTCAATCAGGCAAGGGCAGCAACCGGAAGGTTAAGTTCAGAGAATCCCAATTTACAAAACATACCCATCAAAGACGAAGCAGGAAGAGAAATCCGCAAAGCTTTTTTACCTCGGGATGAGCAACATATTTTAATTTCGGCTGATTACAGCCAGATTGAACTCAGATTGATTGCTGAAATTAGCAATGAAGAGGTTATGCTTGAAGCATTTCTCAAAGATCAGGATATCCACAGGGCTACTGCTGCCAAGGTATATAATGTTCCTTATGATGAAGTAACCGCTGATCAAAGGAGAAATGCCAAAACCGTGAATTTTTCAATCATTTATGGGGCAGGTTCTACCAACATCTCCAGACAACTGGGACTGAGCAGACAAGAAGCAAAGGAGTTGATAGACAATTATTTTAAAACTTATCCGGGACTTAAAAATTACATGTCAGACGTAGTGGATCAGGCAAGAAAGAAAGGCTATATCAGTACGCTGATGGGTCGTAAGAGGATACTTAGAGATATCGACTCGAAAAATGCATTGGCGCGAAGTAACAGTGAAAGAGTTGCGATCAATACACCTATACAGGGAACCGCAGCTGATTTAATAAAATTGGCTATGATCAATATACATCAAAAGTTGTTAACTTTGAATGCAGCTACCAGGATGATACTACAGGTACATGATGAATTGGTATTTGATGTCCCACGAAATGAAGAAAAAGAGATGATGGAATTAATCGCATATGAAATGAAGCATGCTATTCCCGGACTCAAAGTCCCAATTGAAGTAGGAATACAATCCGGAGCAAATTGGCTCGAAGCACATTAA
- a CDS encoding UDP-3-O-(3-hydroxymyristoyl)glucosamine N-acyltransferase: protein MKFSHPIAISELAKQYQLNIIGDERLMATGINEIHKVCPGDITFVDAEKYYQKSIQSEASIIIINKTELCPEGKALLICDNPFEVYNSIVLQHRPILPQVEGVSPTAYIHPTATIEQGVFVGHYAVIGPHCHIHANAYIGEYSVLGSEVVIHAAAVIGSDAFYYKKTANGFIPWRSCGRTIIHDRVTIGAGTTVNKGVSGDTIIHEGTKIDCQVHIGHGVVIGKNCLFAAQVGIGGKTVVGNNVTMYGQVGVAQNLVIADNIVLLAKSGVSKNLTKPQTYYGVPAEEVRSKYKELATLRQLPKMMKGK from the coding sequence ATGAAGTTTTCTCATCCAATTGCCATCAGTGAATTGGCCAAACAATATCAACTCAATATTATCGGAGATGAACGTCTCATGGCAACAGGCATCAACGAAATTCACAAAGTTTGCCCAGGAGATATCACCTTTGTTGATGCTGAAAAGTACTACCAGAAATCTATCCAATCTGAGGCTTCAATCATTATAATCAACAAGACAGAGCTATGTCCTGAAGGCAAAGCATTACTGATCTGTGACAATCCATTCGAGGTTTATAACAGTATCGTATTGCAACACAGGCCAATTCTCCCTCAAGTGGAAGGTGTTAGTCCAACGGCATATATTCATCCGACAGCTACCATTGAGCAAGGTGTTTTTGTAGGTCATTATGCAGTGATTGGACCTCACTGCCACATACATGCAAATGCTTATATTGGAGAGTACTCTGTCCTCGGATCAGAAGTAGTCATCCATGCAGCTGCTGTCATCGGAAGTGATGCTTTTTACTACAAGAAAACAGCAAATGGATTTATTCCATGGCGCTCATGTGGAAGAACAATTATTCATGACCGTGTGACGATAGGCGCAGGCACCACTGTCAACAAAGGTGTTTCAGGAGATACTATCATACATGAAGGAACAAAAATTGACTGTCAGGTACATATTGGTCACGGAGTAGTCATTGGGAAAAATTGCCTGTTTGCGGCTCAGGTGGGTATAGGAGGAAAGACAGTTGTTGGGAATAATGTCACTATGTATGGACAGGTAGGAGTAGCTCAAAACCTTGTGATAGCTGACAATATAGTCCTGCTTGCAAAATCAGGTGTATCGAAAAATCTGACAAAACCTCAAACTTATTACGGTGTTCCGGCTGAGGAAGTGCGCTCCAAATATAAAGAGCTGGCCACCCTCAGGCAGCTACCAAAAATGATGAAGGGCAAATAA
- a CDS encoding IS30 family transposase, translating to MQIEKYKNLCHTITLDNGKENADHQTLAKALNTKIYFAHPYSAYERGCNENINGLIRQYLPKKSDFSMLKQTDLDRIESQINNRPRKKLGYKTPNEVFLNLVALKC from the coding sequence TTGCAAATTGAAAAATATAAAAACTTATGCCATACAATTACATTAGACAATGGAAAAGAAAATGCAGATCATCAAACATTGGCTAAAGCATTGAATACTAAGATATACTTTGCTCATCCATATTCTGCTTATGAAAGAGGTTGCAATGAAAATATCAATGGTTTAATACGGCAATACTTGCCAAAAAAATCAGACTTTTCCATGCTCAAGCAAACTGACTTGGATCGAATTGAATCCCAAATAAATAATCGACCTAGAAAAAAATTAGGTTACAAAACACCAAATGAAGTATTTTTGAACCTTGTCGCACTTAAATGTTGA